Proteins from a genomic interval of Aquabacterium sp. J223:
- a CDS encoding response regulator, translated as MKSVLVVEDEYGNAEVLQLLLESAGYQVRLTSNGREALVELARERPTLVLTDYMMPRMTGGELGLALRADPQLRDIPIVIMSATEESAIQSVFADYDAFLRKPYNAEQMLAVLDRLAESGRQPQAPDAQIDESVRQLLRGISSSRPEET; from the coding sequence ATGAAGTCGGTCCTGGTCGTGGAAGACGAGTACGGCAATGCGGAGGTGCTGCAATTGCTGCTGGAGTCGGCCGGCTACCAGGTCAGGCTGACCTCCAACGGCCGCGAGGCGCTGGTCGAACTGGCCCGCGAGCGGCCGACCCTGGTGTTGACCGACTACATGATGCCGCGCATGACCGGCGGCGAGCTGGGGCTGGCGCTGCGAGCGGACCCGCAGCTGCGCGACATCCCGATCGTCATCATGAGCGCCACCGAGGAATCGGCGATCCAGTCGGTGTTCGCCGACTACGACGCCTTCCTGCGCAAGCCCTACAACGCCGAGCAGATGCTGGCGGTGCTCGACCGGCTCGCCGAAAGCGGCCGCCAGCCCCAGGCGCCCGACGCCCAGATCGACGAATCGGTGCGCCAGCTGCTGCGCGGCATCAGTTCGTCGCGGCCCGAGGAAACCTGA
- a CDS encoding class II glutamine amidotransferase, with the protein MCQLFALSCNVPAAVTFSFTGLAARGGRTGEHADGFGVAFHDDAACRLFVDDQPASRSALAEFLRHHPIRARTVLAHIRKATQGPVRWANCHPFLREWNGRHWSFAHNGDLQGFKPRLAGGLRPVGQTDSERAFCWLLQQLRQRFRSRQAPAWQQVAPVMAELAAEVARHGRFNFLASDGQALYAHASTSLHLLQRRHPFPVAHLVDEELSLDLGVDNGPGDRMVLVATEPLTRNEDWAPMAAGELRVFVAGEQVWCSTPPDLTRCQEAATARPLVTARQSPLSFAAAGG; encoded by the coding sequence ATGTGCCAACTCTTCGCCCTCAGCTGCAACGTGCCCGCGGCGGTGACCTTCTCGTTCACCGGGCTGGCGGCGCGGGGCGGACGCACCGGCGAGCACGCGGACGGTTTCGGCGTCGCCTTCCACGACGACGCCGCCTGCCGGCTGTTCGTCGACGACCAGCCGGCCAGCCGCTCGGCGCTGGCCGAGTTCCTGCGCCACCACCCCATCCGCGCGCGCACCGTGCTGGCGCACATCCGCAAGGCCACGCAGGGTCCCGTGCGCTGGGCCAACTGCCATCCCTTCCTGCGCGAGTGGAACGGCCGCCACTGGTCCTTCGCCCACAACGGCGACCTGCAGGGCTTCAAGCCGCGGCTGGCCGGCGGCCTGCGCCCGGTGGGCCAGACCGACAGCGAACGCGCCTTCTGCTGGCTGCTGCAGCAGCTGCGCCAGCGCTTCCGCTCGCGCCAGGCGCCGGCCTGGCAGCAGGTGGCGCCGGTGATGGCCGAACTGGCCGCGGAGGTGGCACGGCACGGCCGGTTCAACTTCCTCGCCAGCGACGGCCAGGCGCTCTACGCCCACGCCAGCACCTCGCTGCACCTGCTGCAGCGCCGGCATCCGTTCCCGGTCGCCCACCTGGTCGACGAGGAGCTGAGCCTCGACCTCGGCGTCGACAACGGCCCCGGCGACCGCATGGTGCTGGTGGCCACCGAGCCGTTGACCCGCAACGAAGACTGGGCGCCGATGGCCGCCGGCGAACTGCGGGTCTTCGTCGCCGGCGAGCAGGTCTGGTGCTCGACGCCACCGGACCTGACGCGGTGTCAGGAGGCGGCCACCGCCCGGCCGCTGGTGACCGCCCGCCAGTCGCCATTGTCCTTCGCCGCCGCGGGCGGTTGA
- a CDS encoding MarR family winged helix-turn-helix transcriptional regulator — MKGSTARDAVLDQLQALMFAVRGRLHQALREEAGRGAPTLTPLELRLLMGLGRRDSGLTQAELVQRSGRDKAQMTRLLHGLEQRGLVEREPDPADRRRLLLRLTADGRALRDTMEARRRRLVAGLLAGLGDDEVQQLGVLLGRLHDNLGPSADER, encoded by the coding sequence TGCTCGACCAGTTGCAGGCGCTGATGTTCGCCGTGCGCGGCCGGCTGCACCAGGCGCTGCGCGAGGAGGCCGGCCGCGGCGCCCCGACCCTGACGCCGCTGGAGCTGCGCCTGCTGATGGGGCTGGGCCGGCGCGACAGCGGCCTGACGCAGGCCGAGCTGGTGCAGCGCAGCGGCCGCGACAAGGCCCAGATGACGCGGCTGCTGCACGGGCTGGAGCAGCGCGGGCTGGTCGAGCGCGAGCCGGACCCCGCCGACCGGCGCCGGCTGCTGCTGCGGCTCACCGCCGACGGCCGGGCGCTGCGCGACACGATGGAGGCACGGCGGCGGCGGCTGGTGGCCGGTCTGCTGGCCGGCCTCGGCGACGACGAGGTGCAGCAGCTCGGCGTGCTGCTCGGCCGGCTGCACGACAACCTCGGTCCCTCCGCGGACGAGCGCTGA